Within the Gemmobacter sp. genome, the region GCGTGCCGATTTTTTCGACCGAACCGGAGGCGCGGCGCCGAGGCTTCCCGCGCCGTTCCGCGCCTACGTGCCGCTTCCCAGCTCGATGGAACGTCCCCCGAACTTCGAGAGGGGACCTTCCAATGAGCCACAAGGCCACGAACTGGGCATTTCAGCAGCGCGGATTGAAGCCCGCCACATGGCGCGTTCTCGTCATGCTGGCCGATCGCCACAACCCGGACAACGGCTGCTTTCCATCGCAGCAGCAGCTCGCCGTCGACGCTGAAATGTCGGTGTCGTCGCTGAACGATCACCTCGCCAAACTCGAGGAAATCGGGCTCATCAGGCGGGTTCGGCGGATCAACCCCGACACCCGAAAGCAAATGTCAACCCGCTATATTTTTGGGTTCGAGCCGGACTTTCCACAAGACCCGACTCCGAAAATCGGAGACGGAAAAGGGCCGGAGCCGTCTCCGAAAAATGGCAAATCCCGTCTCCGAAATTCGGAGACTAACCTTGTAAGAGAACCTGTAATTACTACGCAGCGCAGTCGCGCCGCCAGCGATGCCGAGGCCGAGTGCCTGGCAGCCTGCGGTCCGGGACTGAGCGAATCGGCGCGAAAGCAGATCGTGTCGACGGGACACGTGATTGAGGGATGGCTCGAGGCCGGTCTGAACATCCAGACCGACGTGATCCCGGTCCTTCGGGAGCGCACCGCAACCGAACGCAGAAGCCCGATCCGAACGTGGGATTACTTCACGGATGCGATCCGGCACGCCCATGCCCAGCGCAGGCGCCAAGCCGAAAGGTCGAAAATCGCTGAGAACAGCGATGCGCTATCCGCAGCCGTCGCGCCCAATGCCGATGCGCAGCTCCGAAGGCTGGCGGATTGGATCAACTCCGGCGCGCACGTCCCG harbors:
- a CDS encoding helix-turn-helix domain-containing protein → MSHKATNWAFQQRGLKPATWRVLVMLADRHNPDNGCFPSQQQLAVDAEMSVSSLNDHLAKLEEIGLIRRVRRINPDTRKQMSTRYIFGFEPDFPQDPTPKIGDGKGPEPSPKNGKSRLRNSETNLVREPVITTQRSRAASDAEAECLAACGPGLSESARKQIVSTGHVIEGWLEAGLNIQTDVIPVLRERTATERRSPIRTWDYFTDAIRHAHAQRRRQAERSKIAENSDALSAAVAPNADAQLRRLADWINSGAHVPTSVITNTKRDALLAAGLVTHERLRQLQIY